In Humulus lupulus chromosome 7, drHumLupu1.1, whole genome shotgun sequence, the following are encoded in one genomic region:
- the LOC133789429 gene encoding uncharacterized protein LOC133789429, which yields MLHHTVYDGSGDIRAHIDKLMGHYHKLKAMDMDLGEDYMVWLVMENIPSQFDSIRSSYNAQKEQWTVGEMSAILAKEEEDMRKGRARSISMVTNPNNPHKRKFTSNNSSDQKHPKKKANHPKGNGQASSSSTGHKNEFFKGKCNFCQCFGHKKADCRKLKAHLEKKGSDKPKKTE from the exons atgcTGCATCACACTGTTTACGATGGTTCGGGTGACATCAGGGCTCACATTGACAAGCTCATGGGCCACTATCATAAACTTAAGGCCATGGAtatggaccttggtgaggattacatggtgtggttAGTGATGGAGAATATTCCATCTCAGTTTGATTcaatcagatcaagctacaatgctcagaaggagcaatggactgttggggagatgtctgctattcttgccaaggaagaggaggacatgagaaaaggtagggcaagaagtatctccatggtgacgaacccaaacaatcctcacaagagaaagttcacttCCAACAACTCTAGTGACCAAAAGCATCCTAAGAAGAAAGCCAACCATCCTAAGGGAAATGGGCAAGCTAGCTCATCTTCAActggtcataagaatgagtttttcaaagggaagtgCAACTTTTGTCAATGCTTTGGGCATAAGAAAGCTGATTGTCGAAAGCTCAAAGCTCACTTAGAGAAGAAAG gcagtgaCAAACCGAAGAAGACCGAGTAG
- the LOC133790623 gene encoding germin-like protein subfamily 1 member 20, whose product MYLIIDTSKTYFGSSVFVNGKFCKDPKLVKADDFFFSGLNTPRDTNNPVGSNVTQFNVDKIPGLNTLGISLARIDYAPYGQNPPHIHPRGTEILMVVKGTLYVGFVSSNQDGNRLFTKILKEGDVFVFPIGMIHFQFNPEHTPAVAFASLSSQNVGAITIANTVFGSNPAINPDILARAFQVDKNVINYLQKPHYKKT is encoded by the coding sequence ATGTACTTGATAATTGACACTAGCAAAACTTATTTTGGATCATCAGTGTTTGTGAATGGGAAGTTTTGCAAGGATCCCAAACTTGTCAAGGCTGATGATTTCTTCTTTTCTGGCCTCAACACTCCAAGAGACACAAACAACCCAGTTGGATCTAATGTAACACAATTTAATGTGGACAAGATTCCTGGACTCAACACTCTTGGAATATCATTGGCTCGCATTGACTATGCACCGTATGGCCAAAACCCACCTCACATTCACCCTCGTGGCACTGAAATCCTAATGGTCGTCAAAGGAACTCTCTATGTGGGTTTTGTGTCATCCAACCAAGATGGAAACCGTCTGTTTACAAAAATTCTGAAAGAGGGAGATGTGTTTGTATTCCCAATAGGTATGATTCACTTCCAGTTTAATCCAGAACACACTCCAGCAGTTGCCTTTGCCAGTCTCAGTAGCCAAAATGTAGGAGCGATCACCATTGCAAACACTGTGTTTGGATCAAATCCCGCCATCAACCCTGATATCCTGGCTAGAGCCTTCCAAGTGGACAAGAATGTTATCAACTATCTCCAGAAACCACACTACaaaaaaacttga
- the LOC133791341 gene encoding uncharacterized protein LOC133791341, whose amino-acid sequence MADLYRIEQGENEHPKSYLQHFIDLVHQIHDVDPLTAANLFVKSLKVGSLLHENLTMTPPYDMADVQTRAEGVFRVLEFRERAQKKTALISAPPTNNPPPPARDDKRKRNQTDHTKEGKRPRQDRQPSRYPSFEYTVPQEVIYEENKDRPIWREPYKITTPSDRRDKSRYCLFHKDHGHTIAECHNLNNQIQPLMRSGRLTQYIKETGKPGASQQNPASAPAPQASDPVHTASDSTLEPLKQVPMIHGIVEPTDNQEHATKIHKRMEERVKRYKSLGHMVNLVTSEDRSYPASAITFTGDDLKGVHLPHDDPLVISLQVDHCQLGRVLIDRGSGVDILFWEAFQKMGLEENQI is encoded by the coding sequence ATGGCCGATCTCTATCGGATTGAACAGGGGGAGAATGAACATCCAAAATCATACTTACAGCATTTCATTGACCTCGTACATCAAATCCACGACGTCGATCCACTCACCGCAGCAAATCTCTTCGTCAAAAGCTTGAAGGTGGGGTCACTCTTGCATGAGAATCTCACTATGACACCACCATACGACATGGCAGACGTGCAGACCCGAGCCGAGGGCGTCTTCAGGGTATTAGAATTTCGAGAGCGCGCACAGAAGAAGACTGCACTCATCTCTGCTCCCCCAACAAATAATCCACCACCACCTGCCAGGGATGACAAGAGGAAACGGAACCAAACAGATCATACGAAGGAAGGAAAAAGGCCAAGACAGGATCGACAGCCATCACGATACCCATCCTTCGAATACACCGTCCCGCAAGAAgtcatttatgaagaaaataaagataGACCTATCTGGCGAGAGCCCTACAAAATTACCACTCCATCTGACAGAAGGGATAAAAGCAGGTACTGTCTCTTCCACAAAGATCACGGTCATACGATCGCTGAATGCCACAATTTGAACAATCAGATCCAACCTCTCATGAGGAGTGGGCGGCTTACCCAATACATCAAGGAGACAGGCAAACCAGGCGCCTCGCAGCAGAACCCAGCTTCTGCCCCCGCTCCGCAGGCGTCAGACCCCGTGCACACAGCCTCTGACAGCACCCTGGAGCCTCTTAAGCAAGTCCCTATGATCCACGGGATCGTGGAGCCCACTGATAATCAAGAGCATGCAACTAAAATCCATAAAAGGATGGAAGAACGAGTGAAGCGATACAAATCATTAGGCCACATGGTCAATCTCGTCACTTCAGAAGACAGAAGCTACCCAGCCTCTGCTATCACCTTCACTGGTGATGACCTGAAGGGCGTCCACCTGCCTCAtgatgatccactcgtcatttcCCTACAAGTTGACCACTGCCAGCTGGGCAGAGTTCTGATCGACAGGGGCAGTGGGGTCGACatcctcttctgggaagccttccagaagatGGGGCTGGAGGAGAATCAGATCTGA